One stretch of Tachysurus fulvidraco isolate hzauxx_2018 chromosome 12, HZAU_PFXX_2.0, whole genome shotgun sequence DNA includes these proteins:
- the sh3yl1 gene encoding SH3 domain-containing YSC84-like protein 1 isoform X2 — MNNPIPSNLKSEAKKAAKILREFTEISNRQGPDKLIPAHVIAKAHGLAILSVFKAGFMITARGGSGIVIARLADGRWSAPSAIGIAGLGGGFEIGLEASDFVIILNQRRAVEAFSKGGNLTFGGNCTVAVGPLGRNMEADVAFRSTAAVYSYCRSRGLYAGVSLVGSYIMERKEANRKFYGQDIRASGIINGDVEPPPEAYDLYTILDDYTDKYTSDFQSKYMNPNRKSIAPTRPAPPTQRAASSFSSRAEASSSFDTRPALYPSLPSWGSQSSGEASGGAIFVTAMHAFTGQQPGDLSFAVGDRITVITKTDSQYDWWEGELRGQVGIFPANFVSLN; from the exons a tgaacAACCCCATTCCATCCAACCTAAAGTCTGAAGCTAAGAAGGCTGCTAAAATCCTACGGGAATTCACAGAGATTTCCAACAGACAAGGCCCTGACAAACTTATTCCTG CCCATGTGATTGCCAAAGCCCATGGACTGGCAATCTTATCCGTCTTTAAAGCAGGATTCATGATCACTGCTCGAGGAGGAAGTGGGATCGTGATTGCTCGTCTTGCTGATGGAA GATGGTCAGCTCCTTCAGCCATTGGCATCGCTGGTCTCGGTGGAGGCTTTGAGATCGGGTTGGAG GCATCTGACTTTGTCATCATCTTGAATCAGCGACGAGCAGTGGAAGCTTTCAGCAAAGGGGGAAACCTCACATTTGGAGGGAATTGCACTGTAGCTGTTGGTCCTCTTGGCAG GAATATGGAGGCAGATGTGGCATTTCGCAGCACGGCGGCTGTCTATTCTTACTGCAGGTCACGTGGCCTTTATGCTGGAGTTTCTCTTGTTGGTTCCTACATCATGGAGCGTAAAGAAGCTAACAGAAA GTTCTACGGCCAGGATATTCGTGCATCTGGTATCATCAATGGTGATGTGGAGCCACCACCAGAGGCATATGACCTGTATACTATTTTGGATGACTACACAGACAAATACACCAGTGATTTTCAGAGCAAGTATATGAATCCTAATCGAAAG AGTATAGCCCCAACTAGACCTGCCCCTCCAACCCAGAGAGCAGCATCTTCCTTCAGTTCAAGGGCTGAAG cttcttcttcttttgacaCGCGGCCAGCTCTTTATCCCAGTCTTCCTAGTTGGGGATCTCAAAGCTCAG GTGAAGCATCAGGTGGCGCTATCTTTGTCACGGCCATGCATGCGTTCACAGGGCAGCAGCCTGGCGACCTGAGCTTTGCGGTGGGTGATCGCATCACCGTCATCACAAAGACCGACTCACAGTACGACTGGTGGGAGGGTGAGCTAAGAGGACAGGTGGGCATTTTTCCCGCCAACTTTGTCTCCCTTAACTGA
- the sh3yl1 gene encoding SH3 domain-containing YSC84-like protein 1 isoform X1 yields the protein MNNPIPSNLKSEAKKAAKILREFTEISNRQGPDKLIPAHVIAKAHGLAILSVFKAGFMITARGGSGIVIARLADGRWSAPSAIGIAGLGGGFEIGLEASDFVIILNQRRAVEAFSKGGNLTFGGNCTVAVGPLGRNMEADVAFRSTAAVYSYCRSRGLYAGVSLVGSYIMERKEANRKFYGQDIRASGIINGDVEPPPEAYDLYTILDDYTDKYTSDFQSKYMNPNRKSIAPTRPAPPTQRAASSFSSRAEASSSFDTRPALYPSLPSWGSQSSGEASGGAIFVTAMHAFTGQQPGDLSFAVGDRITVITKTDSQYDWWEGELRGQVGIFPANFVSLN from the exons tgaacAACCCCATTCCATCCAACCTAAAGTCTGAAGCTAAGAAGGCTGCTAAAATCCTACGGGAATTCACAGAGATTTCCAACAGACAAGGCCCTGACAAACTTATTCCTG CCCATGTGATTGCCAAAGCCCATGGACTGGCAATCTTATCCGTCTTTAAAGCAGGATTCATGATCACTGCTCGAGGAGGAAGTGGGATCGTGATTGCTCGTCTTGCTGATGGAA GATGGTCAGCTCCTTCAGCCATTGGCATCGCTGGTCTCGGTGGAGGCTTTGAGATCGGGTTGGAG GCATCTGACTTTGTCATCATCTTGAATCAGCGACGAGCAGTGGAAGCTTTCAGCAAAGGGGGAAACCTCACATTTGGAGGGAATTGCACTGTAGCTGTTGGTCCTCTTGGCAG GAATATGGAGGCAGATGTGGCATTTCGCAGCACGGCGGCTGTCTATTCTTACTGCAGGTCACGTGGCCTTTATGCTGGAGTTTCTCTTGTTGGTTCCTACATCATGGAGCGTAAAGAAGCTAACAGAAA GTTCTACGGCCAGGATATTCGTGCATCTGGTATCATCAATGGTGATGTGGAGCCACCACCAGAGGCATATGACCTGTATACTATTTTGGATGACTACACAGACAAATACACCAGTGATTTTCAGAGCAAGTATATGAATCCTAATCGAAAG AGTATAGCCCCAACTAGACCTGCCCCTCCAACCCAGAGAGCAGCATCTTCCTTCAGTTCAAGGGCTGAAG cttcttcttcttttgacaCGCGGCCAGCTCTTTATCCCAGTCTTCCTAGTTGGGGATCTCAAAGCTCAG GTGAAGCATCAGGTGGCGCTATCTTTGTCACGGCCATGCATGCGTTCACAGGGCAGCAGCCTGGCGACCTGAGCTTTGCGGTGGGTGATCGCATCACCGTCATCACAAAGACCGACTCACAGTACGACTGGTGGGAGGGTGAGCTAAGAGGACAGGTGGGCATTTTTCCCGCCAACTTTGTCTCCCTTAACTGA